Part of the Flavobacteriales bacterium genome, TATCTGGCATTATTATTAAAAGAGTTGGCAGCACACAATAGAAAAAAACAGATTTCTTTGTGGTGGTTTGGAAGTGGTTTAGCACTCTCTTCTCTAATTATGATTGTGATTATGAGTATTTGGAGTTTTAAACTCAATGCAATACATAAAACTTTTACCGAAACCACTTTACACGAAACAGAGCTTCCTCAGTGGGTACTTCTAGGGCAAACTTGGGGGCAAGATTGGATCTCTGAACGAATCCTGCTAACTGATTTAGAGTTTACAAGTCCTATCAATGGCTTCAATAATATCGGGAACAATTCTTTTAGAGAAAAAAGACGCTTTGACCCTTTTGCTTTTCTAGGTCAGGTTCTTTTTGAAGACATCCAGCTAGATGCCCAAACCAAAATGAAAATTCTCAACGCCAATTTTGATAAAAGACATAAAAGCTATACTAAACTTTGGACGGGAAAAGATCTTTCCACTTCTCAAATTATCAGCAATATAAAAGTCTATCCTGAATATCGATTAGCTTATGTAGAAAAAACAATTGAGATAAAAAATAATTTTAAAAGATGGGGACGCAATCAACAAGAAGCTCTTTATACTTTTTATCTACCTGAAGGAGGCTTGGCAACTTCGCTATCACTTTGGGTAAACGGCGTAGAAGAAAAATCGAGACTTACCACCAAGAAAAAGGCAAGCCAGGCTTATAATCAAATTGTGGGGGTTCAAAGGCGTGATCCTGCCCTACTACATTGGCAAGAAGGAAATAAAATAACGGTCACGGTTTTTCCTTGTACACCAGAAGAAAATAGACAATTTAAAATTGGCTTCACGATTCCATTACAATCAAATAATGAGGAAATTTTATTAGAAGACATCCCTATTCTTGGTCCCGATTTTTCTAAAACTCGAGAAACAAAACATATTCAAATTGCGTCTAATAATCCTATTTATGAAAATTTAAATCTCACAGGATTTGATTTAGTAGGCCCTCAAAAATTTCAACAAACTGCGGGTTATTTTCAGTTTGAAACTCTTAGTATTCCAAAAGTTCCTTTAGGGAAAAAGCCTTTTATTTTCAATAAGAAAGCTTATATCCTTCAAAATCCAACAGAAATCAATCATCCAATTTCTGCAACATTAATCTACCTCGATTTAAATAAAAATTGGCACCAAAAAGAAGTGGAACAATTGCTCTCCAAGTTTCCAGAGAAAAAATTCTATGTTTACCAAAATGGATGGATAAAATTACAAGAGCATAAGCTAGATCAAATAATGGAAAATGCCCAAAAAAAGGCTTATAGTATTTTTCCTTTTCATCATATTTATAAACCAAAAAATAGCTTGGTTATTAGTAAATCCACTGTTTGGACTCCAAATATTGGGGAACTTAAAAAAACTAAATTTGGACAAAATTTTAGAAGCTTTTTGGATCAAAATAAAGATCCAATAAAAGTGATTGAATTAAATACAGAAAGCTCAAATTATTTATCAGGTCTAAGCCAGTTTGGTGCTATTGATTTAAAAAAAACAACTTTTGAAGAAGTTGAAACACTACTCAAAAAAGGGCTTTGGAGTCAACCAAAATTAGATTCAAATGCCATTTACCTACCAGTTTCTAAACTTATAATAACCGAGGAAAACACCCACGAAAACACGCCGTCTGTTGCACCCGACCACCTCATGAGACTCCATCACTATAACTTGATTATGAAAACTATTGGAGCGGATTTTTACCGCAGTGATTCCTATGAATTTGGACCATTGATTGATTTGGCAAACAACGCCTATGTTGCCAGCCCTATCTCAAGTATGATTGTTTTAGAAACCATCAAAGACTATAAAAGGTTTGATATTAAGAAGAATAAAAACAGCCTTAAAAATGCCAAAATGAATCAATCTGGTGCTGTACCTGAGCCACATGAATGGGCTTTAATAATTATTTCATTAATAAGTATTCTTATTATGAAAATAAAAAGATTGTTTTAATGAAGAGTTTATTGAAATCCAAAATCAGCATTTATTCCTTAGCAAGTATCATTTTTATTTTGTTTCTCTTAAAAATAAGAAGCTTTATATATCATGATAGTTTCATCAGTGCTTTAGTTTTTCTTCCATTTATTTTTCGATACAAAAAAATGGAAAAAACAAATTATATTACCCTCTTTATTTTGGTAGTGAGCATTGCTGCTTCGTGGTATTTTCAAAGAAGATCTTTAGTGTATTTATCACTGTTTTCTTGGCTGATTTTTGGATTCAATACATTCCGTTTACAAATCAATAAGCTTACTTGGTTTTGGATTCTTTTCTCCTCACCTGCCTTTTTATATGGAAGTAAAATATTTAGTTTTCCACTAAGACTAAAATTAACCGAAATGGCTGGAAATGTTTTTCAAAATCTAGGCATGAATGTCTTAGTAGATGGAAATGAAATCC contains:
- a CDS encoding XrtN system VIT domain-containing protein; the protein is MNTQSSSPIFTRIGYFLNLLFIFWILAFRLNWISDSQNGEGAFAIHLIVLAYCLPSLLVKSYRKDKTIWILSSLAFFQSAYILNGYITVFEAFDTWYILQIFLLHILYLSWIFIDKTSKTIQRIHQFFIGFLSINLIIQIIYLIPILPYSAIGLILIGLGIYAFSPIIYLALLLKELAAHNRKKQISLWWFGSGLALSSLIMIVIMSIWSFKLNAIHKTFTETTLHETELPQWVLLGQTWGQDWISERILLTDLEFTSPINGFNNIGNNSFREKRRFDPFAFLGQVLFEDIQLDAQTKMKILNANFDKRHKSYTKLWTGKDLSTSQIISNIKVYPEYRLAYVEKTIEIKNNFKRWGRNQQEALYTFYLPEGGLATSLSLWVNGVEEKSRLTTKKKASQAYNQIVGVQRRDPALLHWQEGNKITVTVFPCTPEENRQFKIGFTIPLQSNNEEILLEDIPILGPDFSKTRETKHIQIASNNPIYENLNLTGFDLVGPQKFQQTAGYFQFETLSIPKVPLGKKPFIFNKKAYILQNPTEINHPISATLIYLDLNKNWHQKEVEQLLSKFPEKKFYVYQNGWIKLQEHKLDQIMENAQKKAYSIFPFHHIYKPKNSLVISKSTVWTPNIGELKKTKFGQNFRSFLDQNKDPIKVIELNTESSNYLSGLSQFGAIDLKKTTFEEVETLLKKGLWSQPKLDSNAIYLPVSKLIITEENTHENTPSVAPDHLMRLHHYNLIMKTIGADFYRSDSYEFGPLIDLANNAYVASPISSMIVLETIKDYKRFDIKKNKNSLKNAKMNQSGAVPEPHEWALIIISLISILIMKIKRLF